In the genome of Paenibacillus pabuli, one region contains:
- the lipA gene encoding lipoyl synthase, which translates to MAKRVKEPKPDWIRIKLTTGDNYQEMKTMMRSKTLHTVCEEARCPNIYECWANRTATFMILGDICTRACRFCAVNTGLPTELDLQEPERVAEAAEQMNLQHCVITSVARDDLKDGGATIFAETVKAVRRRLPLCSVEVLIPDFLGDRDSLQIVMDAKPDILNHNIETVERLSDKVRAKAKYKRSLELLARAKEMQPNIPTKSSIMLGVGEEYDEILQTMDDLRAVDCDIMTIGQYLQPSEKHLFVEKYYPPEEFASLKQEGLKRGFSHVESGPMVRSSYHAHEQVKSAAKNSEKAASHA; encoded by the coding sequence TTGGCTAAACGTGTTAAAGAACCGAAACCGGACTGGATTCGGATCAAATTGACAACCGGCGATAACTATCAGGAAATGAAAACGATGATGCGTTCCAAAACGCTGCATACAGTATGTGAGGAAGCACGGTGCCCGAATATTTACGAATGTTGGGCCAATCGGACGGCTACTTTTATGATTTTGGGCGACATTTGCACACGGGCATGCCGTTTTTGCGCGGTCAATACCGGCTTGCCGACGGAACTTGATTTGCAGGAACCAGAACGCGTGGCAGAAGCGGCAGAGCAGATGAATCTGCAGCACTGCGTAATTACGAGCGTGGCGCGTGACGACCTGAAGGATGGAGGAGCGACGATCTTTGCGGAGACGGTGAAGGCTGTTCGTCGTCGTTTGCCTTTATGCAGCGTAGAAGTGCTGATTCCGGACTTTTTGGGTGATCGGGATTCCTTACAGATTGTAATGGATGCCAAACCTGACATCTTGAATCATAACATTGAGACTGTAGAGCGGTTATCGGATAAAGTCCGTGCTAAGGCGAAATACAAGCGTTCACTCGAATTACTTGCTCGTGCCAAGGAAATGCAGCCAAATATTCCGACGAAATCGAGCATCATGCTTGGTGTGGGTGAGGAATATGATGAAATCTTGCAAACGATGGATGATCTGCGCGCTGTAGATTGTGATATTATGACGATTGGTCAATATTTGCAGCCTTCAGAGAAACATCTTTTTGTGGAGAAGTATTATCCGCCAGAAGAGTTCGCATCATTGAAGCAGGAAGGACTGAAGCGTGGATTCAGCCACGTCGAATCCGGACCTATGGTCCGCAGCTCTTACCATGCCCATGAACAAGTGAAATCTGCTGCGAAAAATAGTGAAAAGGCGGCATCTCACGCATGA
- a CDS encoding M23 family metallopeptidase yields the protein MQDRFTSRLTYSFWIKTLLAGTLLLPLLPVDVHGEPTAADSKPQATEQKPADIFASRRHLYESIGQMTHIPWYRLAAIDQYERTISRAHPKDRKHPERLTGIFMTPPAWKGWLNPDETDQHPRSIVFFNGYGRDGSGDGIADANNDLDVLYSMASIIQNYGNKPEDFNIALWEYYHNSRAVQRIQQFAKLYEHFDNLDLFGHAFPVPLGTNYSYRSTWGTKRSWGGYRIHEGTDIFAPHGLPVRSTCYGVVEIKGWNPFGGWRIGIRDLNNHYHYYAHLSGFDKNAHIGEVVTPGQILGWVGSSGYGKPGTQGKFPPHLHYGIYRDSGLHEWSFDPYPHLKHWEQEERKQKKAKSK from the coding sequence GTGCAAGATCGCTTTACATCGCGGTTAACGTACTCCTTTTGGATCAAAACATTGCTTGCAGGCACACTGCTTCTCCCACTTTTGCCTGTTGATGTTCACGGTGAACCCACCGCCGCTGATTCCAAACCTCAGGCTACAGAGCAAAAACCAGCGGACATTTTCGCTTCACGTCGGCATTTATATGAAAGCATTGGTCAAATGACGCACATTCCCTGGTACAGGCTCGCAGCGATTGATCAATATGAACGTACCATCTCGCGTGCACATCCGAAAGATCGTAAACATCCGGAACGGCTGACCGGTATATTTATGACTCCCCCAGCCTGGAAAGGATGGCTAAATCCGGATGAGACGGATCAACATCCGAGGTCCATTGTCTTTTTCAATGGTTATGGTCGTGACGGCTCTGGGGATGGTATTGCAGATGCCAATAATGATCTGGATGTACTTTACAGCATGGCTTCCATTATTCAGAATTATGGTAACAAACCCGAGGACTTCAACATCGCCCTATGGGAATATTATCATAATTCCAGGGCTGTGCAGCGCATTCAGCAATTCGCGAAATTATATGAGCATTTTGACAACCTTGATCTTTTTGGTCACGCCTTTCCGGTCCCTCTCGGGACCAACTACTCGTACCGCAGCACCTGGGGGACCAAACGTAGCTGGGGCGGATACCGTATTCATGAAGGCACAGATATTTTTGCACCGCATGGCCTGCCTGTGCGCAGTACCTGTTACGGTGTCGTGGAGATCAAAGGCTGGAATCCGTTTGGCGGCTGGCGTATCGGTATTCGTGATCTGAACAACCATTACCACTATTACGCTCATCTGTCCGGTTTCGACAAAAACGCCCATATTGGCGAAGTGGTTACCCCTGGTCAGATTTTGGGCTGGGTAGGCAGCTCAGGATACGGAAAACCGGGTACGCAGGGTAAGTTCCCTCCTCATTTGCATTACGGCATCTATCGGGACAGCGGACTGCACGAATGGTCGTTTGACCCCTACCCACATCTGAAGCATTGGGAGCAGGAAGAACGCAAACAGAAAAAAGCCAAAAGCAAATGA
- the yunB gene encoding sporulation protein YunB, translated as MMRRRWRSRRRRKPPSGRRKMWLIILLVTAFCLMQGFAYVDKKMKPPIMHLAKIRVKQIATEAINKAITAQVAEGKSTEGLIDWKTDTAGKVSGFMLNYDEHMRITASTMNIVQSTLQNVHMLKEKIPLGQALGSPVLASFGPNIPVRIEPQGAVKVDLNTRQQNAGINMILVEVYIHIIAEVAVVVPFDMEPETVDTEIPISYLLVVGDVPMYYYDNQGKPVGSNGSNAPAIALPSGQTGVSSGHGGMPNSSSPNQQQAPANGLNGNGLEVEPDLSDPNGGVQLDVDVNH; from the coding sequence ATGATGAGAAGACGATGGCGAAGCCGAAGACGCCGCAAGCCGCCAAGTGGCAGGCGCAAAATGTGGTTGATTATTTTATTGGTTACAGCGTTTTGTTTGATGCAGGGTTTTGCCTATGTCGATAAGAAAATGAAACCGCCCATCATGCATCTGGCCAAAATCAGAGTGAAGCAGATTGCAACGGAAGCGATCAACAAGGCGATTACCGCGCAGGTAGCCGAAGGCAAATCCACCGAAGGACTAATTGACTGGAAAACCGATACGGCTGGGAAAGTGTCCGGATTCATGCTGAATTACGATGAGCATATGCGGATCACCGCGAGTACGATGAACATCGTGCAATCCACTTTGCAGAACGTGCATATGTTAAAAGAAAAAATTCCGCTGGGGCAGGCGTTGGGCAGCCCGGTATTGGCATCCTTTGGTCCCAATATACCGGTTCGTATTGAGCCTCAGGGAGCCGTCAAGGTGGATCTGAATACCCGTCAGCAGAATGCCGGTATAAACATGATTCTGGTTGAAGTGTACATTCACATCATTGCCGAAGTTGCGGTAGTGGTGCCCTTTGACATGGAACCCGAGACTGTAGATACGGAAATTCCGATATCGTACCTGTTGGTGGTCGGGGATGTGCCCATGTACTACTATGATAATCAAGGGAAGCCGGTGGGCAGTAATGGCAGCAATGCACCTGCGATTGCCCTGCCATCCGGTCAGACGGGTGTGTCCAGTGGTCATGGAGGAATGCCTAATTCAAGCTCACCCAATCAACAGCAGGCTCCAGCAAACGGGCTGAACGGAAATGGACTGGAGGTTGAACCGGATTTGTCTGATCCAAACGGGGGAGTGCAGCTTGATGTGGATGTGAACCACTAA
- the fsa gene encoding fructose-6-phosphate aldolase gives MKFFLDTGNVEEIKRIERLGLVDGVTTNPSLIAKEGRVFKEVIQEICGVVKGPVSAEVIGLKAEDMLKEAYEIAEWAPNVVIKLPMTEDGLYACHELTQKGIKTNVTLIFSAAQGLMAAKAGATYISPFVGRLDDIAVDGMKLIRDLRLILDTYDLPSEIIAASIRNIKHVEDAALSGAHIATIPGSLLPTLWKHPLTDSGIERFLKDWESVPK, from the coding sequence ATGAAATTTTTCTTGGATACAGGTAATGTGGAAGAAATCAAACGGATCGAACGTCTTGGTCTGGTAGATGGAGTCACGACCAACCCGTCTTTGATTGCCAAAGAAGGTCGCGTATTTAAAGAAGTAATTCAGGAGATCTGTGGCGTTGTGAAGGGCCCGGTCAGTGCTGAAGTGATCGGACTTAAAGCCGAGGATATGTTGAAGGAAGCTTATGAAATTGCAGAATGGGCACCGAATGTAGTCATTAAACTACCGATGACCGAAGATGGACTCTATGCTTGCCATGAACTGACGCAAAAAGGAATTAAAACCAATGTAACGCTGATCTTCTCGGCAGCACAGGGTTTGATGGCAGCGAAAGCTGGTGCAACGTACATCAGTCCATTTGTTGGCCGTCTGGATGATATTGCGGTGGATGGCATGAAGCTGATTCGCGATCTGCGTCTCATTCTGGATACGTATGATTTGCCTTCCGAAATTATTGCAGCAAGCATCCGTAATATCAAACATGTGGAGGATGCAGCTCTTTCCGGTGCGCATATCGCGACCATCCCGGGTTCGCTCCTGCCAACATTGTGGAAACACCCGCTGACCGACAGCGGCATTGAGCGCTTCCTGAAAGATTGGGAGTCCGTTCCGAAATAA
- the gnd gene encoding phosphogluconate dehydrogenase (NAD(+)-dependent, decarboxylating): protein MKLGLIGLGKMGLNLGRNLIDHKHEVVAFDLNAEAVNEMKEYGAAGVSSYAEMVASLESPRVLWIMVPHNVVDAVLAEVSPLLSKGDIIIEAGNSHYKESIRRYEELKPKGIHYMDAGTSGGMEGARNGACYMIGGDPEAWAVVEPAFKDTSVENGYLYAGKAGSGHFLKMVHNGIEYGMMASIGEGFDVLEKSGFDFDFEQVARVWNNGSVIRSWLMELTERAFSKDANLDEIKGVMHSSGEGRWTVETAFDLQTATPVIALSLLMRYRSLETDTFTGKVVAALRNEFGGHAVEKN from the coding sequence ATGAAACTTGGACTTATTGGATTAGGTAAAATGGGATTGAACCTGGGTAGAAACCTGATTGATCACAAACATGAAGTGGTTGCTTTTGACCTGAACGCTGAAGCCGTTAATGAAATGAAAGAATACGGCGCAGCAGGCGTATCTTCTTATGCAGAAATGGTGGCTTCCCTTGAATCCCCACGTGTATTGTGGATCATGGTTCCTCACAACGTGGTTGATGCTGTATTGGCAGAAGTAAGCCCACTGTTGTCCAAAGGCGACATTATCATTGAAGCGGGTAACTCGCACTACAAAGAATCCATCCGTCGTTACGAAGAATTGAAACCTAAAGGTATTCATTACATGGATGCTGGTACATCCGGCGGTATGGAAGGCGCACGTAATGGCGCATGTTACATGATTGGTGGCGACCCTGAAGCTTGGGCAGTCGTTGAGCCTGCGTTCAAGGATACTTCCGTTGAAAATGGTTACCTGTATGCAGGTAAAGCGGGCAGCGGTCACTTCCTGAAAATGGTTCACAATGGTATCGAGTATGGTATGATGGCTTCCATCGGTGAAGGCTTCGACGTATTGGAGAAAAGCGGCTTCGATTTCGACTTCGAACAAGTTGCTCGTGTATGGAACAACGGTTCCGTTATCCGTTCTTGGTTGATGGAATTGACAGAGCGTGCATTCTCCAAAGATGCTAACCTGGACGAAATCAAAGGGGTTATGCATTCTTCCGGTGAAGGACGTTGGACAGTTGAAACAGCATTTGACCTGCAAACTGCTACACCAGTTATCGCTTTGTCCCTGTTGATGCGTTATCGCTCTTTGGAAACAGACACATTCACAGGTAAAGTTGTCGCAGCATTGCGTAATGAATTTGGCGGCCACGCTGTAGAAAAAAATTAA